The window taacaaggaagggtacccaactgtccgactccgatttgattcattttgatatatgttatagagtagtctaaaataacggacacgtatttttttttagctgcccaaactcaacctattgggagaaattgtccaccaaagtactaaaaagttactaaatcttctaactcctatagaaagtgatgctcgagcAACTTCCTAGTTAATGGCTtatttgagtatatgtttgagaacaggaaaaaataatgtacacgtgttttgttatatctgcttaaactcaagttttcctaaaaaaacacccgtcttaatgtgtaactttagcgataaggtattataaaacttcgaatgtcgatttttttaggaaaaaatgagttttagctgatataacaaaacacgtgctcattattttttgctgctttcaaacatatactcaaaccagccattaactagcaagttgctcgagcatcactttctataggagttagaagatttagtaactttttagtactttggaggacaatttctcccaataggttgagtttgggcagctaaaaaaaatacgtgtccgttattttagactactctataacatatatcaaaatgaatcaaatcggagtcggacagttgggtacccttccttgtaagaaGACTGCAAACAGGTGAGCTCTTGCATCTCATTCCAAAGAAGGCCTCATTGCGCAACTCACCAATTTCTACCAACAGACACGTCTTCACTGTGCATCACATTATCACTTACCGCgttatttaagttataaattGTGCGAATCGGGGTGTTATCACCTCTCAAACTTCTCCTATTTTTGTAAGTCTTTCCTGTTCAGTTTTACAGAAATTTCTGAAAAATTTATCTTCTTGTGATACATACCTGCCATTATTTCTAAGGAACGCATCTATAACCGGCGCAAAGAGATTTCCCTTGATGATGTACCGGTTGTAGTATTCGTCCTTCAGCGCCGTGATTTTGCGCATGAATCTGAGAGCACCCAGCACTAGGAAGGTGTGTGTTGATCGCATAAGAACCAGTATGCGGCGAAGGAGATCCTGTGAACATGAAATAATAGGAGAATACATCAAACCttgtatgacgaccggtttggcctagtgggtagtgaccctgcctacgaagctgatggtcccgggttcaaatcctggtaagggcatttattcgtgtgatgagcatggatatttgttcctgagtcatgggtgttttctatgtatttaagtatttataaatatttatatattatatatatcgttgtctaagtaccctcaatacaagccttattgagcttactgtgggacttagtcaatttgtgtaataatgtcctataatatttatttattatttatttatttgtagtttattATCGCATCAGATAGATAGTGACGGCCTGAGTGACCAAGTATATTGTAATGCACCTTTTTGacttagaaataataataaaataataaatgcactacttgacgctaaacgtagactacgaaaataataagcgttttggtaagaaaactgatgtattgagtgagcactctatgcttacttatttctctaaaAGGGACATTAGACAAATACCGAATGCAGCTGGTCCTAATACCATCTGAGCTTGAATTCTCTATTTAAGGTGTGTTTGTTAAAAGTTTATTTCAATTGAAAGgaatttaaccctttgaacaccACGCCCAAATGCTGTACGGCGCGTCAACGTCAACCTCGTCGAAATGCACAATTGGGCTGTTGCCTCGCGCGTTAATTGACGTtattggcggtcaaagggttaaggaACTTCTGCTTGCAAGATTTCATTAAACTGGCACTAGGTCTAGGTCTCAACTTCATCCGTCATCACCGTCGCGACTATAAAGGCGTATAAAGTTTCGGTAACTAGGATTCTTTGGCATGGGATCagaaaatcaattttattatcattGCTATTAGTTTTAAGATCCCAAATGAAAAGAGTTTATTGTTCTATCTTGACCGGAAGTCTGGGGGCACagcagtgcccccaccaagtcgagcaaaaaagcatcacggccgtaccatccttttctcgaagcaattcagatttttttacaagtattgtttttgatgggatttttttttcttttattaagaaacaaacggtcatttacattaaatattgcattttgaagtttaacaacttttccttaaatttttcttttaaaacatAACTGACAACCAGCACTTGGAGAGGCAATATAACGCCCAAATCAATAATTTTGTCAGGGTTGCCCTTCTGGCATCTAAAGGACCTAATGTATGTACTCCACAAAATTCCATTTTGTAACTTGTTTGGAAAACAAGCTAAATTTTGTGTAGAAAACGTACCTTGTTCAATATGCAAGTTTTGATGTGATAAGTGTGATGCTCGACACAGAACGAGAGCAATTCCAGGACCAGCCCCAGTAGCTGCACAGTGTGATAGTCTTCCCTCAGGGGTTTCTCTCCAGTTGTGTTCTGTAGTAATGGTGCTGtggaaaagaaaataatgttaTCGATTTGCAGATTTTCAGGCAAACTACCTAATTATTGGCCTCTATTTTTGACAGGGAGTCACCACTATTGCCTATAAAAAAACTCCACTCTCAAACTTGCTTGTTTGCGACCGACGTAAACGTGACCTGACGTAAAACTCATCTGGTGAATGTAGGCAGTCTGGAGTAGATCACTTTAtagcaataagaccgcctgATGTCTAcctcatttttttattgtgtcctTTTACTGGGGTATGATATAAAAAGCATTTGTATTTGATGTTCCCATCCTTGAATATCAGATAAGATCATAATGATATTCtatgaatgaaatttgaataccaattatttaacaaataaaattattattcaaacaactcattacaataataattagcacattacgttgTATGAAACAAGTAATATACTATATCATAACAATCTTCCATATTACATACCTATAAGTGTCTGTATACTGTGTTTGTAGAAAAAGTTTAGGAAATCTGCTTTTTCACTTTTATTGACCGAAGCTAGCATGCTCTCCGGGTCCAGGAGGATACGTAAGACGCCCATCAGCTGCACAGCACCTCCGAGTTCAGGGTCACGGTCCCGTAGCATCTGTTCTATCACTATGTTAAGCAGCATGTGCTCCTGAAAAGTGTAAATAATCAGGTATGTAATCTTAGGTCATTGTCAAGGCCAGATCTTGATAAGATAACTGTATaggttgtttttaaaaacacctGTGTATAAGATTAATACAGATTGGCCCagaaatgttaatttttagaaacattttaattacctaactatgaattaaaaagctCATGGCTTCAAATGTGCTTAGAAATgataaaatttatgtttttatctacacatatgcctggtaaaaaaaaaaattacaacatattTTAGGACCATCCTTTATTACTAGTAGCTCTGGCAGAAAGCTGTGTCCGACTTTTGAAGGATTACAGATTAGCTAACTTATTTATGGTTAACCTTACTAGGAAGTAAGTAATAAGGAGAATGCCAaaatcttaattattatttaattattaaattgtcagtattaatatatttaatggtcagtgtagacgtgcctcggccgagacaGCGaacgcgttttcctcgcctgagtgcaccgcctcagccgaggcacgtctacactggccggttcgtgcgcaaggaaattgcctcgcgcgtatgctcgctctgtgtggacccgcctattcatGTTATGACAAATGATATCATTGCTAAATAAggtttaatttgaattttaccTCTTCTGTGTTGTTAGCTTGCTGTAAAGTGTAATCTCTCACTACCGAAGGTGAGAATTCCACAATATAAGTTAATATATCTATAGACGCAGTCTTGGTCTTCTGGTCTTCTATACTTAATGTAATTTCTAACGCTGGCAGGATCCCCAATGAAACTAACGTTTTATAAAACGCATCTTTATCTTGCGGCTGAAGGTTTTGcgaaaaattacaaaactcttttaaaaataaaactaaatctcTCCTCTTAGGGTTTGGTGTCTTATCATCCATTAGCAACTTAAACAAATCTGTCAGAAATCTGTCATCTTCCTCTATAAGTTTTACTATTTCtaccttattaaaaaatataaaactagaTAATGTGCTAAGCAGATTATCCTCAAAGACTGTGGGAGTGGGTAAAACAATGTCCTGGATGTATTGAACTCTGTATGTTTGATGTATCTTTGCCAGTAAATCCTGATTTTTAATAGGAATGGCCTCTCTAAATTTTGCTAGCTCCCGCAGATATTCTCTATGTTTTTTGGGCTGGGGTAGACTTGGGTCATACTCCAGACAGCCAACAACATCAAATatagtgtcatctgcaaacattGTGTCAAACAAAGTGTTTTTATTGAGAAGGAATATGCTTTTGAATATCTCATAGAGATGATGTAAGCCctcaatgttttctatgtctTCACACATATGGAAGAGATTGAGTAATTTCTTTATATAGTGCTGGGTTTCTAGAGCAGCAGCCAATTTGTCTTTTCGAGCTGGTGAAACCAAACAGCTGTTGACCAACTCGCTTATGTCTTCCAGTCTTCCCATTTCACATGGTGGAAGTTCCACAGGTTGGACACTGTCTGACATCTCATCAAAACGCTCATCTTCCGATTCTTCTACAATATCTTGTGTGATTTCAACTGATGGATCTTTTCCTTGAACCTACAAAAATcatataacaaaattaacacaTTTGTCAGAGGTAATTTCTTATTCAAATAATGTAACACATATGTCATTGTGACTTATAGTCTGAAAAATTATGGAACATTTCATCATAATGAATGATCAATGTGACagtaaaatagttttataaaactattgtttcataaaatatagaAGTATTTATGAAATAAGCATAAGAAATGTTAGTAATTATTCAGATTGGTGAAGGTATTAAAATGATTATAACAGGTATATTGTTACTGTACTATACATGTTGAAGTAGTATAGTGCTAATCATGTTGCAACCTGTCTACCTTAGTCTAGATTTTAGTTTAAACTAGAATAACCAAGACCTAAGTAATTATATACAGCTTTATTGAAGGTGAAGGTACAATGCAACTGGTCACAGTAAGAAAGGCTTACCTGGCAGATCTTCTCCCATATTTCATCACATCCAGCTTTTTCTTGAAAACTTAAGGCTAAGTCAAAATTGTCACCTTCTGACCATACTATTAGTGTGTCCTGTTGCTTCTGGTAGGCTGTGTCTGGTTGAATTTTGCTTTCTAAAAGAAGAGATCCATCAGACTCTGCCCTCACAAGTAGTGAGGTGCCCTTGAGTCTGTCTACATAACACGAAGAGACGTGCCCTGTGCCCCTGTCGTCCCATTGCCGGTCAGCGTTCAAAGCGTACAGCTTTACTCTTCTTCTCGTGTCAGTCATTATAGTCAACGCTCTTTCCACTATGTATTCAAATAGTGACTCAATTATTAGGCGCTACTTTATTGCACCGTTGTATTCTCCTATTTAACTCccatttgtatgaaaacatgTGCACTTctgtaacacaaataaaacactGATTCTTCTATGAAACATAAAATTTCCACTTCTAATTACCGTAATTACATTCAATTTTACTTTTGGGTTTTATAAGCAAAGCAGACTATTTAGGAATAACACATCGGTTTATAACGAATATATAACAAGGTGGCAAGAGAATAAACActacaaatacatttaatttg of the Cydia pomonella isolate Wapato2018A chromosome 19, ilCydPomo1, whole genome shotgun sequence genome contains:
- the LOC133528189 gene encoding serine/threonine-protein phosphatase 4 regulatory subunit 3 isoform X2; translation: MTDTRRRVKLYALNADRQWDDRGTGHVSSCYVDRLKGTSLLVRAESDGSLLLESKIQPDTAYQKQQDTLIVWSEGDNFDLALSFQEKAGCDEIWEKICQVQGKDPSVEITQDIVEESEDERFDEMSDSVQPVELPPCEMGRLEDISELVNSCLVSPARKDKLAAALETQHYIKKLLNLFHMCEDIENIEGLHHLYEIFKSIFLLNKNTLFDTMFADDTIFDVVGCLEYDPSLPQPKKHREYLRELAKFREAIPIKNQDLLAKIHQTYRVQYIQDIVLPTPTVFEDNLLSTLSSFIFFNKVEIVKLIEEDDRFLTDLFKLLMDDKTPNPKRRDLVLFLKEFCNFSQNLQPQDKDAFYKTLVSLGILPALEITLSIEDQKTKTASIDILTYIVEFSPSVVRDYTLQQANNTEEEHMLLNIVIEQMLRDRDPELGGAVQLMGVLRILLDPESMLASVNKSEKADFLNFFYKHSIQTLIAPLLQNTTGEKPLREDYHTVQLLGLVLELLSFCVEHHTYHIKTCILNKDLLRRILVLMRSTHTFLVLGALRFMRKITALKDEYYNRYIIKGNLFAPVIDAFLRNNGRYNLLDSAILELFEFIKLEDIKSLCSHVVENYGKILEDVEYVQTFKALKTRYDQHQDKLKERDRVSGSVGVAEAVVPSLLRSRYRREARAPDDEEEMWFNDEDELDDEPPLEPAQPHPHPHHALDAIGKIVEKKVCTSTESANGPSRVLLNTASPKPAHTDVQVSEPRLLDKGLVDYDGDSDEEEEGGAGAGADERDAKRPRLA
- the LOC133528189 gene encoding serine/threonine-protein phosphatase 4 regulatory subunit 3 isoform X1; the encoded protein is MTDTRRRVKLYALNADRQWDDRGTGHVSSCYVDRLKGTSLLVRAESDGSLLLESKIQPDTAYQKQQDTLIVWSEGDNFDLALSFQEKAGCDEIWEKICQVQGKDPSVEITQDIVEESEDERFDEMSDSVQPVELPPCEMGRLEDISELVNSCLVSPARKDKLAAALETQHYIKKLLNLFHMCEDIENIEGLHHLYEIFKSIFLLNKNTLFDTMFADDTIFDVVGCLEYDPSLPQPKKHREYLRELAKFREAIPIKNQDLLAKIHQTYRVQYIQDIVLPTPTVFEDNLLSTLSSFIFFNKVEIVKLIEEDDRFLTDLFKLLMDDKTPNPKRRDLVLFLKEFCNFSQNLQPQDKDAFYKTLVSLGILPALEITLSIEDQKTKTASIDILTYIVEFSPSVVRDYTLQQANNTEEEHMLLNIVIEQMLRDRDPELGGAVQLMGVLRILLDPESMLASVNKSEKADFLNFFYKHSIQTLIAPLLQNTTGEKPLREDYHTVQLLGLVLELLSFCVEHHTYHIKTCILNKDLLRRILVLMRSTHTFLVLGALRFMRKITALKDEYYNRYIIKGNLFAPVIDAFLRNNGRYNLLDSAILELFEFIKLEDIKSLCSHVVENYGKILEDVEYVQTFKALKTRYDQHQDKLKERDRVSGSVGVAEAVVPSLLRSRYRREARAPDDEEEMWFNDEDELDDEPPLEPAQPHPHPHHALDAIGNIY